TCAATTCATCTCTAACAGGGcggccaatcactttttcacacagggacatgtagctttggatgttttttctcccttaataataaaaagtttcatttaaaaacagcattttgtgttgagttgtgttgtcattgactaatatttacatttgtttgatgatctggaacatttaagtgtgacaaacatgcacaaaaataagaaatcgggaagcaggcaaacactttttttatgtatgtatatatgtactgtatatatgtgtgtgtgtaagttaATATCATGGTGGTGTTGTCAGCGAGATGTGGTGGAGGAGTGTTTgttggagggaggaggaggtgcaGGCCATGATGAGGATGAAGGGATGTATAGACTCATGAGCTCAGCTCAGCTCTTCACGCTGCTGGATTGTCTCCTGGACTCCCACGCCTTCGCCAAGGACTTCAACTCCAACAACCAGCAGAGGACAGCCCTGTGGAGGGCAGGTACCTACacctacacatacacatgcacatactagtagtagtagtagtagtagtattagtgtGGATGATGGTGTTGATGATGAACAGGCTTTAAAGGAAAGTCCAAGCCCAACTTATTGAAACAGGAAACCAGCAGTCTGGCCTGCAGCCTGAGGATTTTATTCAGGATGTACTCTGATCCCAAAATGCAACACTCCTGGCCGCACATCCAAACACGCCTGCTCCTGTAAGTATTCTATATATACAGTGCATATttatattacactacatatacACCTGCCCCTGCAGGTACACTACCACCCCATTATTATTGTGCATGTATAGTATATATTAGGTGGTGGATGACTGaatatgcatgtactgtacttactgtactgtacaagagGTTATGATATGATTGAAAAAGGCTAAATTTTAAAACCAGAACCATTGGATACTTCCATTCCAGTCATTCTTAATAAAGTCAGACCCTCATTTTCCTTTGTCATgtttctgttgtgtgtgtgtgtgtgtgtgtgtgtatagtaatgtgtgtatttgtgatgTGTGCAGGGTGTGCAGTGAAGCGTTGTCGTACTTCATCAGTTTGACTTCTGAGAGTCACAGAGAAGCTTGGAACAGCGTACTCATGCTGCTGCTCACCAGGACGCTCAGGATGCCCGATGAcaaggcaacacacacacacacacacgcacacacacacacacacacacgcacacactagcATGCTTGGGTGCGCATCCTGGATAAAGCACGCTACGTTTGTCAAGCACACAGTGAGTTAGCGTGCAGtatctgctgtaattttacaagactacagtgaaaatatcaagagaaaaaggcatcatttcacaagaataacaatattgtgaggaaaaatagttGTTTaagtagcagaaatgaaagattaaagaaaaaaaaatattttttcaagtcacaatattagaagaaacaaataaaataataaagttgtcattttaggaaaatCAGGTTGCGTGAAAAGTTAcataataaagccataatattattatgggactaaagtcctaatattatgggaagaaaggtcttaatattatgacttttttggcgtaaatttccaacttcattctcgtaatttcagattttattttatttttttggatggaacatttatgtaaatttgtCAAGCCGAATGCgttctgtactgcacaggaaggcacggaggagattgattgacaatggtctacagtcccttagccaatcaggacgcagaacacaatgcacgttcatacttCTATTTGTGTTTGCAGTTCAAGCCGCACGCTTCCTGCTGCTTCTCCCACCTGTGTGACATGATGCAGTTCGACCTGATTCCCGAGCTGCGAGCCATCCTGAGACGCTTCTTCCTGCGTATCGGCTCCGTCTTCCACATCTCCGCCCCCGGGGACGGACCCTGAAGAAGACTGTACTACGTTTGTCCCACACACTGTTAGTCCTTTTTTTCCTGCCAGGAAGTTGACTCTTTGGCCACCTGTGCCTGAAGGTGTCTTTTTGTGTCTTATGTCATTCACGACATCATTGTGCAAGCTTTTAACACCAATGTTTATTTGCCCTCTCGTCCCAGTCTtattggtgtgtgtgtatgagcagCGAGACACAGCAGCAGCGTGCTTTCATCACTGCAGTGTTGACCAGTGGCTTGTTTACACGACGGTGTTGCGTTCAAAGTCTGCTCAGACGTTCTTACGTGTCGCGTCCCTAGATTGAATCGATGGCCAAGTCTGTGTTTACTTCTCGGCAGAAAACAACCCACAAAGACATTAAACTTCCCAGTGTTTGGATTCCATGCCTTTATCCTGTGTTTTAagtatttgtaattatttcaaaGTGCATTGAAATATTGTTCCTGAGAATCATTCCTTCCCTTGCAATGATGGATGTCTCATTTTCTTCCCTAAATACTAGGGaatctataaatatatatatatataaatctctctttctatatatatatatatatatatatatatatatatatatatatatatatatatacagtaaatgcaaaaaatgcagACTGTCACGTTTGCAATGTAAGATATAACGTAAAACTGTCGCCATATGTTGTCACGTTAGCTTTGACAAAGTCATCAATAAACTGGAATTCTGATCAGTTTCACGCTGCTtgtgtttccatccatccatcctgtttgcgtcctggcgccgttcagctgtagcgtttttgtattcttgttaaaacCTATTGCGCCACAGTTAGCTGCTTCTGTTTCttgtattgtttacagtattggcggttagcaagcaccTCACagggttagctagtttggtagccatgaccacaacaggagacgggatggagattgattgacaatggtcaatcagccaatcaggacgcagaagtcAATGGGCgttgcagacagaagagagcgAATAGATAGACACCGCCACCTCGTGCTAAAGCACAAAACTACAACACAACATCCCGCGATGCAATTCTGAAAGGGCCAGGCTAGTCCTggaacagcgttcatacgctgtggAGAAAGCACTAAAATCAGCGAAAGGTGAGCCGCAATGGAGCGCGGGAACCCTAATTCTGCGTTGGAAAGTTGAACGAAGACTTCATTGACTTGTAAATAGTTTATATAACTCAACACCGTTTTCAACACAACGCCACTATTTATGCTTTTAATCATTTCCAACATGAAATCGACGACTCATAATCACCTATGGCATTGCCTCTACCACGCTGCACACCGGACGGCAACGGATTAACAGCAAGTTACAACAACTGTCAGCCACACGGAACCAGAAAGTACTCAGAGGTAATCAAGTGGATGTGACGTGACGTCACGCGTCACAATATTTCGAGCTACTATGAGTGCTTTTAGCTACAAATTAAACTTACTGCAGTCACGATATATTGCTTTGcacatgtatatatttaaaaaaacataatttgctTTCAGGGCAACACAGTAATCAAGTCATAAGATTACAAGGAAATCATTTTAGGATAATAAATATGGATTTCGTCTATCTATTTCGTCTGTCTTAACGCCGAATGTCCACGTGGTGTCGCTGTGCTCAAAATGGTCGCCACTTAGCGAATCCGGAAATACACACcaaaactacaaaataaaagcctcaCCTATTAAAAGCCACCGCTAGGCGCTTGTTTTTCCGGCAAGTAAATGACACAATTAGACATACAACTtggctgtttttctttgctTCATAAATTACTTCCATAGACAAAtttgtccttaaaaaaaaaatacatccacTCTTTGTCACTGCCCTGCCAAAGAGAAAACGTATTATTTATTACACATATTAATTGgtaaaaagttgcaattgtgGCTAAATTAATATATTAAGAAGAAAACGTTTGGgattttacaataaagtcatccATAGTAAAGATGTAACATTTAACAAATAGTATTTTATGGCCAAAAAAGCGTAATTATTTTCGAACTGAGTGAGTTTTCGGATGAAATACCCGGATGCAAACGCCACAGTTACCGCACGGGGGCGGACGTGCTGGGCCTGCGCAAAGTCTCGCAGTGGGCGGAAGCAGCTGCGACTGATCGCAAGCTGCAAACTAGCCGCTAGCTTATCGATCGTCGGCGGGAGCAATGAGTGCTTTTCTCCTTTCAGGTGTTTACCGTGACGCGGCAAGACATGGTTCTCTGGAGACCACCGTTCAAGTAAGAAGTTGTTGTTAAATACGCTTGAAAGCAGCGTTTCCTGGGCGCTTGTGATGAGAATAGGCGAGACGAGGCTACATTTGCTCTATCAATCCAGCAGAGGAGGAGCGTCGCTCattcttttatttatatatatatatatatatatatatatatatatatatatatataataagaaTAGCGACACGTTTATGGCTAACTGGAAGCCGTTTGTGTTCAACGTTCATAAACCCGTGACATATTTGCTGCCATATTCAAGAAGGAGCCTACATTATGTATTGTAGTTGTTGATTAAACGCGACTGTAATTACTGTAATGGTTTAAGTCTGCTTTCGAGCTCGAGCCGTGGCTAGTATTTGACGTTTGAATACGCAGCATGAAATGTCCTTTTATAGGAGCGATTGTGGTGCTTTCAGGATCACACGAAACCTGTTTATCTACAATCGGAAATAGCAGAGTTTGTCGTGAAACACAACATCCGGTCTGTTTTCCACGTCAGTCGCTAGCTATAGTTTAATAGAAATGACGTCCCATGACTAGATGTGTAATGTATACATGCATGATGTATGTGAAAAAAGACATTAGATTTGATGCTAGTTGTCGGGGGGATTGTCCACGGGCTCCTGAAAGCGTCCAGTTACGTAACAGATGGAAGTGGGCGTGCCTAGATGGAAAGGAGGAGAACGTGTACTGTATTTAGAAGTGCACCCATCCATTCTGCTCCTGAACACAAAGTGGacctttgtttaaaaaaactaacaCTGAAGGAAAAGCCTTGCTCGGATTGGAAGAAAGTGACACAGAATGTTAGCAACCCAGAAGGAGTCgtcttggtttttgttttttgttttaacgaAAGTGCTGGTAAGATTTACATGTGTACACATTCGCACGTTATTATTAGACGTTAGAAAATGCTAATGTGTCTTTTGATGTCTTGTCGATGAAACTCCGCTAACTAGCGTTCGGTCGTAGAAAACAAAACACGTTCTCAATAGCTAGCTGGCTTCCGGTCACATTGGGGATATTGATCAATCGTGTAGCAACGTGATGGCCAGCTGCCATATTGGGAAGGTACGAGCTAGCCTTGTGATGTTTACGTGCAGTGCGTGGCTACTGGTCCCAGCCACGTGCTGCACGCAGTTCGCGACCATGTGGCCACTCGTAAACACGGCGGCGTTGTTGAACTAGCTGTTTGTTTGTCAAATGAACATGTCCGAGGTGTGAAACTCGGTGACTGCTTTGTCGGAACAAAAGCAGCAcaagtttttattttctttattctaCCGACCCCCTGTTGtgtggccacttcattaggtacaagTGCCAGGTCTTAACAAGAAGTGTAACAAAGGTTTGCATTTTCCGAAGCTaacagtgctttatttctttttttgtgaaatgtacAGGCTATATTTCTGTCAATAGTGTATTTATTACCAAATGTTATTGTAGTTGTAATACTTAGCATCCACCTCAAGTACTTTGTTTCTtcaaatgaaaactttattgatCACATAAGCAGTTAGTTATGCAGTAATATGCTTTGAGTTGAGCTGAAAAATATCCAACTAATACTGTGTATTAATTGTGTACTGTACACTGCGTCCTTTTATGTTAAGTTattttagccatattgtactgagccaCCAGGACAGTTGCCTGGCATGTTGACGTTCCAATTAAGGTCCACCATCCACAGATCATCTTCACtttgttttgtccttttgtgAAAGGCAGATGACAACATCCAGGTGTACGCACAAGGTGAATAATACACAATGGTGCTGAGCCATGGGGGGGGGGTCTGCGCTTTATGCGACACCATCAGCGTCAGTGGTGATAATAACATCAGCCACGGGCAGCCCTCCCAACATCATCATATCAtgcttttcacaaatatctccTCGTGTGTTCTTGGCACTTTCCTGACAGCGCACTTTTCAATTTGGGCAGACAAACGAAAAAGGTGCAGGTTAGAGGTCATCTGTTGAGGTGATGGTGACGTGTGGAGCTCACAGAAACCTCACTTTCATCACTCCTCTGCCTCACCTCCCTGCCTTTGTCTTCCCTCTTTGtctgacatgcacacacacagacacacacacacacacacacacacacacagcactagCGTCTCATTAATTGAACTGCCATCTGCTCCATATGTAGCTGCCCAATTAGAAGGATTGCACTTTGACCCTACCTGTCTAAATCTAATATGATaggtctacacacacacacacacacacacacacacatacatctaTACAATGTCATTCTATACGCTCTTCAGACTTTGACCCGAACTTGTTGTGTCTCCACAGGGTCTGAACTGGTTTGTCAGCCTTGTGTAGCATTTTTGGGTTTCCGCCCCTCAAGTGTCCTCTAGACCCCTGGTCCCGACCATGGTGGTCTGAAGAGAGGGAGGCACAGTGTTTGTGTGAGCGTGCGTCGACTCTTGAGGGACCCTCGGAGCAGCTAAGAGAAGTAGCGCACTTTTTCCACGCTCCATTCCGACATGTCTAGCAACCGAGAACTGGTGGTGTTCTACATTAGTTATAAACTCTCGCAGAGGAACTACCCGCTCAGCCACATGGGACTCATAGAGGCGTCCAACAGGACTGATGGGGGGGAGGAAGGCTCGGGCGCGGAGGAGGCGCGGGTGCCGACGAACGCCAACGGGACTTTTAACGGCGGCAGCCCGCCAGCGTCGCCGACGCGGGAGGCGTCGTGCCCGGCCGGCCTGGACGCGGTCAAGGAGGCCCTGCGGGACTCGGCCAATGAGTTTGAGCTGCGCTACGCCCACGCCTTCAGCGACCTGCACCACCAGCTGCACATCACGCCGGCCACGGCCTACCAGAGCTTCGAGAACGTCATGGACGAAGTGTTCCGGGACGACGTCAACTGGGGGCGCATCGTGGGTCTGTTTGCGTTCGGTGGGGCGCTGTGCGTGGAGTGCATGGAGAAGGAGATGAGCCACCTGGTGGGCAGGATCATCGAGTGGATGACGGTCTACCTGGACAACCACATCCAGCCCTGGATAGACCGCCAAGGAGGATGGGTGAGTCTTTGAAAAGCCTACAAGCTGATGTCACTGGGGGGGTTCCAGGGTAAAATGAGGCATTTGTTATATCTGTTAGGGGTGTCCCCATACAACGTTTTCACTTTCCatccgatattgcagccttgaaaaTTGGCTGGTATCTATCCAATGTCAACAgtagttatgagaaaaaaggacCCTTTTACTTGTTGATGCATATGgggtatacagtcaaacctgtcttagcggccacctgcctatagcggccactgaaaaatctcccgcagaaaatttgcgtgttataggCCCtatgtatagcggtcacctgtctaatgcggccaacggccacccattttgtctcccttggtcaatatctgactgcatatagcggccaaaatactgactcaagcagaagcttcatgcacaaaaaagttttgttttttaatcaatgaagccgtcgtgtgtagactttaattaccaagtcgtagctcagtcacaatcattcacaagatccacacaaactgtcagttgtacgacattaaaaaaaagccgtcttctttggagctttttgcagacagtgacaccgtttatttcctggtgtgagacaatgtgcactggtcaatactgtaatgccgcttattgtggggaaggagagactcacctcacagatgcactttaatcgctttattaacagcagttTATTAACCTAcagtagtagttctttacaacttttatccgcagtccc
Above is a genomic segment from Dunckerocampus dactyliophorus isolate RoL2022-P2 chromosome 1, RoL_Ddac_1.1, whole genome shotgun sequence containing:
- the bcl2l1 gene encoding bcl-2-like protein 1; translation: MSSNRELVVFYISYKLSQRNYPLSHMGLIEASNRTDGGEEGSGAEEARVPTNANGTFNGGSPPASPTREASCPAGLDAVKEALRDSANEFELRYAHAFSDLHHQLHITPATAYQSFENVMDEVFRDDVNWGRIVGLFAFGGALCVECMEKEMSHLVGRIIEWMTVYLDNHIQPWIDRQGGWERFAEIFGQDAAAEVRRSQDTFKKWLLAGMTLVTGVVVGSLIAHKRL